In the Oncorhynchus keta strain PuntledgeMale-10-30-2019 chromosome 14, Oket_V2, whole genome shotgun sequence genome, one interval contains:
- the zgc:158260 gene encoding protein FAM47A codes for MTNKMFQIGPPETRTTLPAYHWYKEKLMTKCLKDTKNKHHLSGALDGRRWRFLNVGLDDFRDGYPSAGTAALSQAQRGMSPSIFGMPSPTSLSDKTQWKRFSKEQACFSKKNPQQQVHREHVATVEHKLKQHPLALYPHLEHGMPPELFDQVICVLDPDMCVNRASAVTSPEKEEQADDCTEPWETIMRESESEEEVREGPPVSAIMTDDLCAKNPYKGLQRKQSSAKEDQIVNVKRLRSPSQDEDIKKVTKLFCDWVASLGGEKNNLTESTLLGLFVSGYEKKPSLTFPIQVVEPKNVPEDLRNSVEDLRRAHTCEDPLKDSEPYKSKPGTKRPKYGAWYLDTKTWKKRDADEPLRDPNVIPEDFEFPAQPSEMDDELKQMHGTQAFKQFIISKGLRVPRFLSTLFEEEEGDNRSKPDGAGSASTRKGTVVL; via the exons ATGACTAATAAAATGTTTCAAATTGGACCACCGGAGACGAGAACGACGCTTCCTGCCTACCATTG GTACAAGGAAAAGTTGATGACCAAATGCCTGAAAGATACAAAGAACAAACATCATCTCTCAGGTGCTTTGGATGGCCGTCGTTGGCGTTTTCTAAATGTGGGACTTGATGACTTCAGAGATGGGTATCCTAGTGCTGGGACAGCGGCTCTCTCTCAGGCCCAGAGGGGCATGTCCCCTTCCATTTTTGGGATGCCAagtcctacatctctctctgataaaacacAATGGAAACGCTTCTCGAAAGAGCAGGCTTGCTTCTCTAAGAAGAACCCTCAGCAGCAGGTACACCGGGAGCATGTGGCTACAGTGGAGCACAAACTCAAACAGCATCCTCTGGCTCTGTACCCACATTTAGAGCATGGCATGCCCCCAGAG TTGTTTGATCAGGTGATATGTGTCCTGGACCCAGATATGTGTGTGAACAGAGCTTCTGCAGTGACTTCACCAGAAAAAGAGGAGCAGGCAGACGACTGCACTGAGCCGTGGGAAACGATCATGCGGGAATCGGAGTCAGAGGAGGAAGTGCGAGAGGGACCACCTGTCAGTGCAATAAT GACGGACGATTTATGTGCAAAGAACCCTTACAAAGGGCTGCAAAGAAAGCAGAGCAGTGCCAAGGAAGACCAGATAGTAAACGTCAAACGACTGCGCTCCCCATCTCAAGACGAGGACATCAAGAAAGTCACTAAGCTTTTCTGTGACTGGGTCGCCTCATTG ggaggagagaagaacaaCCTGACTGAATCCACCCTACTGGGTCTGTTTGTCAGTGGGTATGAGAAGAAGCCGTCCCTGACCTTCCCTATCCAGGTGGTTGAGCCTAAGAACGTGCCAGAGGACCTACGTAACTCTGTGGAGGATCTGCGCAGAGCCCACACCTGTGAAGACCCCTTAAAGGACTCAGAACCATACAAG AGCAAACCAGGAACAAAAAGGCCCAAATATGGAGCATGGTACCTGGATACTAAAACATGGAAGAAAAGAGATGCTGATGAACCATTAAGAGACCCCAATGTCATCCCTGAGGACTTTGAGTTTCCTGCACAACCAAGTGAAATG GATGATGAACTGAAACAGATGCATGGGACTCAAGCGTTCAAGCAGTTCATCATCAGCAAAGGGCTGAGGGTGCCTAGG TTTCTGAGTACTCTCtttgaagaagaggagggagacaaCCGATCAAAGCCAGATGGAGCAGGCTCTGCTTCAACACGGAAGGGGACAGTGGTACTTTAG